In Deltaproteobacteria bacterium PRO3, the genomic window AAGTGCATGTACTGCGGGCTCTGCACCGAGCCCTGTCCGACGGGGGCCATCCACTTCGTGCCTGAGTTCGAGCGCGCCTCCTACTCGCTGGAGGAGATGGTCTCGCACTTCGTGCCGGAGGGCGATTACGTGGTGCCCTACAAGCCGCCGAAGAAGGACAAGGGCGAGGAGGGGGCGAAGGCGGAAGAGGGCGGCGCGGCCGAGGCGGCGCCGGAGGGGACGACCCTGAATTAGGTTTCTGTAGGTTTTTCTGCCGCCTTCGACAAAAAATTTCTGAAA contains:
- a CDS encoding NADH-quinone oxidoreductase subunit I; amino-acid sequence: KCMYCGLCTEPCPTGAIHFVPEFERASYSLEEMVSHFVPEGDYVVPYKPPKKDKGEEGAKAEEGGAAEAAPEGTTLN